A single window of Chlamydia ibidis 10-1398/6 DNA harbors:
- the bamA gene encoding outer membrane protein assembly factor BamA, with translation MFAIQNKIVLRFTILALIQAPLVLSAKESIKEGYTIVESITVVTEGENTSNKHALPKLKTRSGTIFSQSDFDEDLRTLAKEYDKVEPKVEFANGKTNISLSLVAKPCIRRIQVVGNNAIPTHKVLKTLQLYENDLFDREKFLKNFDDLKIYYLKRGYFESELTYDLNHNEHQGYIDITIRIQEGPCGKIKLLKINGVTRSERSEIKELILTKEYSRTTSWFTGAGLYHPDIVEQDSFTIANYLHNLGYADAVATPSYQVDNCGNIVLSINVEKGPLYTLGHVHVDGQKILPKRLVEKQLSVSPNDIYCPEQIWDGAQRIKNTFARYGYINTNVDVVFSPHSSRPVYDVTYEVTEGSPYKVGLIKITGNTHTKHDVILHEISLFPGDTFNRLKLEETEQRLRNTGYFQSVSVYTVRTQLDPLDNADQYRDIFVEVKETTTGNLGLFLGFSSLDNLFGGVELSESNFDLLGSRHLFSKGFKALRGGGEYLFLKANFGDKVTDYTLKWTKPHFLNTPWILGVELDKSINRALSKDYSVETYGGNVSTTYILNERLKYGIYYRGSQTSLQKKSRVKAGPDLDSNKGFVSAAGINLNYDSVNNPRNPTAGIRGGLNFEVSGLGGSYHFTKLTINSSIYRKLTRKGVLKIKGEAQFLKPFGDTTIEGIPISERFFLGGETTVRGYKPFIIGPKFSPTEPQGGLSSLLLTEEFQYPLISQPNVSAFVFLDSGFVGLKEYTISLKDLCGSAGFGLRFDVMNNVPVMLGFGWPFRPTEMFNGEKIDVSQRFFFALGGVF, from the coding sequence ATGTTTGCAATACAAAATAAAATTGTTCTACGGTTTACCATCCTAGCTCTAATCCAGGCTCCCTTAGTTCTCTCGGCAAAAGAATCGATTAAGGAAGGGTATACCATCGTTGAATCAATCACTGTGGTAACAGAAGGGGAAAACACATCCAACAAACATGCTCTCCCCAAATTGAAGACCAGAAGTGGGACTATCTTCTCACAGTCTGATTTTGACGAAGATTTGCGAACACTAGCAAAAGAGTACGATAAAGTAGAACCTAAAGTGGAATTTGCTAACGGAAAGACAAATATTTCTCTCTCTCTAGTAGCTAAGCCCTGCATCCGCAGAATACAAGTTGTAGGAAATAATGCAATCCCCACTCATAAAGTTCTTAAAACTCTCCAGCTATATGAAAACGATTTATTTGACAGAGAAAAATTTTTAAAGAATTTTGATGACTTAAAAATCTATTATCTAAAACGTGGTTACTTCGAATCAGAATTGACTTATGACCTCAACCACAATGAGCATCAAGGTTATATAGATATCACTATTCGAATTCAGGAAGGTCCTTGTGGAAAGATTAAACTACTAAAAATTAATGGAGTCACTAGATCAGAAAGATCGGAAATCAAAGAGCTTATTTTAACTAAAGAGTACTCTAGAACAACGAGCTGGTTTACTGGAGCTGGATTGTATCACCCTGATATAGTTGAACAAGACTCTTTTACGATTGCGAATTATCTACATAATTTAGGATATGCTGATGCTGTTGCGACCCCAAGCTATCAAGTAGATAATTGTGGAAACATCGTTCTTTCCATTAACGTAGAAAAAGGCCCTTTATACACTTTAGGCCACGTACACGTGGATGGGCAAAAAATCCTTCCTAAGCGATTAGTAGAAAAACAGTTGTCAGTCTCCCCTAATGACATATATTGTCCAGAACAAATTTGGGATGGCGCACAAAGAATCAAAAATACTTTCGCAAGATATGGATACATTAATACGAATGTTGACGTCGTCTTTTCTCCTCATTCTTCTAGGCCAGTTTATGACGTCACTTACGAAGTTACCGAAGGTTCTCCATATAAAGTCGGTTTAATTAAGATCACAGGCAATACTCATACTAAGCATGATGTTATTCTCCATGAAATTTCTCTTTTTCCAGGAGATACATTTAACAGATTAAAACTTGAAGAAACCGAACAACGTTTGAGAAATACCGGTTATTTTCAGAGCGTTAGCGTGTATACTGTGCGGACACAATTAGATCCGTTAGATAACGCTGATCAGTATCGAGATATTTTTGTAGAAGTAAAAGAAACAACTACTGGAAACTTAGGACTATTTCTAGGATTCAGTTCTTTGGATAACCTCTTTGGGGGTGTTGAGCTTTCAGAAAGTAATTTTGATCTTCTGGGCTCAAGACACTTGTTTTCTAAAGGTTTTAAAGCTTTAAGAGGTGGTGGAGAGTATTTATTCTTGAAAGCGAACTTCGGAGATAAAGTTACGGACTATACTCTGAAGTGGACTAAACCTCATTTTTTAAATACCCCTTGGATTTTGGGTGTTGAATTAGATAAATCTATTAACCGAGCACTTTCTAAAGACTACTCCGTAGAAACGTATGGTGGGAATGTCAGTACAACTTACATTCTCAATGAAAGATTGAAGTATGGTATTTACTATCGTGGCAGCCAGACTAGTCTACAAAAAAAGTCTAGAGTGAAAGCTGGGCCAGATCTTGATAGCAATAAGGGATTCGTTTCTGCTGCCGGCATTAATTTAAACTATGATTCAGTTAATAATCCTAGAAATCCCACTGCGGGAATACGTGGTGGCCTGAATTTCGAAGTCTCTGGCTTAGGTGGCTCCTATCATTTCACTAAATTAACCATCAACAGCTCAATTTATAGGAAACTCACCCGCAAAGGAGTTTTGAAAATCAAGGGAGAAGCACAATTCCTAAAGCCATTTGGTGATACTACAATAGAAGGAATTCCCATCAGTGAAAGGTTCTTCTTAGGCGGAGAAACTACAGTTCGTGGATATAAGCCATTCATCATTGGTCCAAAGTTTTCCCCAACAGAGCCTCAAGGAGGACTTTCTTCGCTATTACTAACGGAAGAGTTCCAATACCCTCTAATCTCCCAACCAAATGTTAGCGCTTTTGTTTTTCTTGATTCCGGATTTGTTGGCTTAAAAGAATATACTATCTCACTGAAAGATCTTTGTGGAAGTGCTGGATTTGGATTGCGATTTGATGTAATGAATAATGTACCTGTAATGTTAGGATTTGGTTGGCCGTTCCGACCAACAGAGATGTTCAATGGAGAGAAGATAGACGTATCGCAACGTTTCTTCTTTGCTTTAGGAGGAGTATTCTAA
- the recR gene encoding recombination mediator RecR, producing the protein MLRYPEYLSTLISLLRKLPGIGFKTAEKLAFELLEWDAEKLQSVAKAFSEISINRSYCKTCFCLKENFESDCYFCNPSRDSSVLCIVATSKDVFSLERSRVFKGHYYVLGNLLSPISGKHIEEDRLHLLKDRVRTLRPKEIIIALDATLEGDATALFLKQELSEFSSSISRLALGLPVGLSFDYIDSGTLSRAFTGRSPY; encoded by the coding sequence ATGTTGCGATACCCTGAATACTTATCAACGCTAATTTCTCTCCTTAGGAAGCTGCCTGGCATAGGTTTTAAAACCGCCGAAAAATTAGCTTTTGAACTACTAGAATGGGATGCCGAAAAACTACAATCAGTCGCGAAAGCATTTTCAGAAATATCTATCAATCGGAGCTACTGTAAGACATGTTTTTGTCTCAAAGAGAATTTTGAATCTGATTGTTATTTCTGTAACCCGTCTAGAGATTCATCCGTTCTTTGTATCGTTGCCACTTCGAAAGATGTTTTTTCCTTAGAGAGATCTAGAGTTTTCAAAGGGCACTATTACGTTTTAGGTAATTTACTATCCCCCATTTCCGGAAAACATATTGAAGAAGATCGATTGCATCTATTAAAGGATCGGGTAAGAACTTTAAGACCTAAAGAAATTATTATAGCCTTAGACGCCACTCTCGAAGGAGATGCGACTGCCTTATTCTTAAAACAAGAACTATCTGAATTTTCAAGTTCTATTTCTAGATTAGCCCTAGGATTACCTGTAGGATTATCTTTTGACTACATAGACTCCGGCACTTTATCTAGAGCTTTTACAGGAAGAAGCCCCTACTGA
- the fabH gene encoding ketoacyl-ACP synthase III → MKKVRKASIWSTGSYLPQKILSNSDLEQMVDTSDEWIVTRTGIRERRIASDDEYTSVMGGKAAERAIAAAGIDKSEVDCIIFATSAPDYIFPSSAALAQAYLGIKEVPAFDCMAACTGFLYGLSLAKAYVESGTYKTILLIAADKLSSFVNYQDRNTCVLFGDGAASCVVGESRPGALEITHVNLGADGGLAELLSLPAGGSRLPASLETISKGKHYISMEGKEVFKHAVRRMEFAAKSCISAAGIEESDIDWLVPHQANERIIDAIAKRFDVEDSKVFKTLSKYGNTAASSVGIALDELLRTHTISSDEYLLLVAFGGGLSWGAVVLQKI, encoded by the coding sequence GTGAAAAAAGTAAGAAAAGCATCTATTTGGTCTACGGGTTCCTATTTGCCTCAGAAGATTTTGTCGAATTCTGATTTAGAACAAATGGTTGACACTTCGGATGAGTGGATAGTCACTCGTACTGGGATTAGAGAGAGACGTATAGCTTCTGATGATGAATACACTTCAGTGATGGGAGGCAAAGCTGCAGAAAGAGCAATTGCTGCTGCGGGGATAGATAAGAGTGAGGTGGATTGCATTATCTTTGCAACTTCTGCACCGGATTATATATTTCCTTCGAGTGCTGCTCTGGCTCAAGCCTATTTGGGAATAAAAGAGGTCCCTGCTTTTGATTGTATGGCCGCGTGCACAGGGTTTCTTTATGGCCTGTCTTTGGCCAAAGCATATGTTGAGTCTGGTACATATAAAACCATTCTTTTAATCGCTGCAGATAAGCTGTCATCTTTTGTAAATTATCAGGATCGCAATACCTGCGTCTTGTTCGGAGATGGTGCCGCATCTTGTGTTGTTGGGGAGAGTCGCCCAGGAGCTCTTGAGATCACCCATGTGAATCTAGGTGCCGATGGTGGTTTGGCGGAGCTGCTGAGTTTGCCAGCAGGTGGTAGTCGTTTGCCAGCTTCTCTAGAGACAATTTCTAAGGGCAAGCATTATATTTCTATGGAAGGAAAGGAAGTATTCAAGCACGCTGTAAGAAGAATGGAATTCGCTGCAAAGTCTTGTATTTCTGCAGCAGGCATAGAAGAGAGTGATATCGATTGGCTGGTCCCTCATCAGGCAAATGAGAGGATTATAGATGCTATTGCCAAACGTTTTGATGTTGAGGATTCTAAAGTGTTCAAGACTCTTTCGAAATATGGAAATACTGCTGCGTCTTCTGTGGGAATTGCTTTGGATGAATTGTTGCGTACGCATACAATTAGCTCGGATGAATATTTACTTCTAGTTGCTTTTGGCGGAGGACTATCCTGGGGTGCTGTAGTACTCCAAAAGATTTAG
- the fabD gene encoding ACP S-malonyltransferase produces MKFGLLFPGQGSQYVGMGKDLADAYPEARELFEQADDFLGFSLSSVMFSGPEERLLETAYSQLAIYLHSLCVLRVLSSRSSITPSVVSGLSLGEYTALCASDRISFVEGLDIIDKRARFMNDACRQSPGSMAAILGLSADIIEQNLKSLGNGIWVANYNAPKQIVVAGILEKVEQAVSLFQELGAKRAVMLKVFGAFHSPLMEVAQDLLAPYLYDLNIKSSSIPLISNVLSKPILDAEEIRQCLVKQMTSPTLWYQSCQQMDPMVDRFLEVGPGRVLCGLHRSIGLSKPINALGTAENIEKFLAEL; encoded by the coding sequence ATGAAGTTTGGTTTATTATTTCCGGGGCAGGGAAGTCAGTACGTTGGCATGGGTAAGGATTTAGCTGATGCATATCCTGAGGCAAGGGAGTTATTTGAACAGGCGGATGATTTTCTTGGCTTTTCTCTGTCGTCCGTCATGTTTTCTGGTCCCGAAGAACGGCTTTTAGAAACTGCATATAGTCAACTTGCCATTTATCTGCATAGTTTATGTGTGCTTCGTGTGCTCTCATCTCGTTCCTCTATAACTCCTTCTGTCGTTAGTGGGTTGAGCTTGGGAGAATATACGGCTTTATGTGCTTCAGATCGTATATCTTTTGTAGAAGGGCTGGATATAATTGATAAACGTGCTCGGTTTATGAATGATGCTTGCAGACAGTCTCCAGGGAGTATGGCAGCTATTTTAGGTTTGTCGGCTGATATCATAGAGCAAAATCTGAAGAGTTTGGGTAATGGTATTTGGGTGGCAAACTATAATGCACCTAAGCAGATAGTTGTTGCAGGTATTCTAGAAAAGGTTGAGCAGGCTGTATCTTTATTCCAGGAGCTAGGAGCGAAGAGAGCCGTTATGTTAAAAGTTTTTGGTGCATTTCATTCTCCTTTAATGGAAGTGGCGCAAGATCTTCTTGCTCCCTATTTGTATGATTTAAATATTAAATCCTCTTCTATACCTTTGATTTCCAATGTGTTGTCCAAGCCTATTTTAGATGCTGAAGAAATTCGTCAGTGTTTAGTGAAACAGATGACATCTCCTACTTTGTGGTATCAAAGTTGTCAACAAATGGATCCCATGGTCGATCGTTTTCTAGAAGTAGGCCCGGGAAGAGTTTTGTGTGGTTTACATAGGTCTATTGGTCTCAGTAAGCCGATTAATGCTTTAGGTACAGCCGAAAATATTGAGAAATTTTTAGCGGAGTTATGA
- the fabG gene encoding 3-oxoacyl-ACP reductase FabG encodes MDKLLLGKKAIITGGSRGIGFGIAKLFVEHGATVEIWGINAAKGKDAARELSLGGLEVAYGNVDVSSFESVKEASDKFLSVHGGIDILVNNAGITRDNLLMRMTHEEWSSVINTNLNSIYYTCSSVIRSMIKARSGSIVNITSIVGLMGSPGQTNYAAAKAGIIGFSRALSKEVAARNIRVNCIAPGFIDTDMTRVLDDKLKTDWIKGVPMGRMGMPEDVASAALFLASPMSSYVTGQVLSVDGGVTF; translated from the coding sequence ATGGATAAGTTATTGCTTGGGAAAAAAGCGATTATTACAGGGGGATCTCGTGGTATAGGCTTTGGCATAGCTAAGTTATTTGTTGAGCATGGCGCTACTGTTGAAATTTGGGGGATAAATGCTGCAAAGGGCAAGGATGCTGCTCGAGAGTTATCTCTAGGAGGTCTAGAGGTTGCTTACGGTAATGTTGATGTGAGTAGTTTCGAATCGGTTAAAGAGGCGTCCGATAAGTTTTTATCAGTTCACGGTGGGATTGATATTTTAGTGAATAATGCAGGTATTACTCGTGATAATTTACTTATGCGAATGACGCATGAAGAGTGGTCGTCTGTTATTAATACTAACTTAAACTCTATCTACTACACTTGTTCTTCTGTAATCCGTTCCATGATTAAAGCTCGTTCCGGTTCGATCGTGAATATCACTTCTATTGTGGGATTGATGGGTTCCCCTGGGCAAACTAACTATGCTGCCGCGAAGGCTGGCATTATTGGGTTTAGTAGGGCGCTTTCTAAAGAGGTAGCAGCTCGTAACATTCGCGTAAATTGTATAGCTCCGGGGTTTATCGATACGGATATGACTCGGGTTCTGGATGATAAGTTAAAAACTGATTGGATTAAAGGTGTCCCTATGGGCAGAATGGGTATGCCTGAAGACGTTGCCAGTGCAGCACTGTTTCTAGCTTCCCCTATGTCCTCTTATGTTACAGGACAAGTATTGAGTGTAGATGGTGGGGTTACTTTTTAG
- the acpP gene encoding acyl carrier protein has protein sequence MSLEDDVKAIIVEQLGVDPSEVTETASFIEDLNADSLDLTELIMTLEEKFKFEITEEEAETLRTVGDVIHYIKQRQG, from the coding sequence ATGAGTTTAGAAGACGATGTAAAGGCAATTATTGTTGAGCAGTTGGGTGTAGATCCAAGTGAAGTAACTGAAACAGCTTCATTTATCGAAGATCTTAACGCAGATAGCTTAGATTTGACAGAATTGATTATGACTTTGGAAGAGAAATTCAAGTTTGAGATTACAGAAGAAGAAGCTGAGACACTACGCACTGTTGGTGACGTAATTCATTACATTAAGCAACGTCAAGGTTAG
- a CDS encoding cyclic nucleotide-binding domain-containing protein has product MNLIDRAFLLKKTMIFNSLDMDLLLAISDKTEIMVFKPGSKIFSKRQSGFSLYIIAEGYVKISQEDPYSNVTLKSEDCFGEESLFNNKPREYDAEAITQVRLLILSKGQFFSIIEECPSVALALLELYTKQITFRSVQA; this is encoded by the coding sequence ATGAACTTAATCGATAGAGCCTTCTTATTAAAAAAAACTATGATTTTCAATTCTTTGGATATGGACCTACTCTTGGCTATTTCCGATAAAACAGAAATTATGGTTTTTAAGCCTGGATCCAAAATTTTTTCTAAACGACAGTCAGGGTTTAGCTTGTACATTATTGCGGAAGGATACGTAAAGATTTCTCAAGAAGATCCTTACTCAAATGTAACGCTAAAATCGGAAGATTGCTTTGGTGAAGAAAGTTTATTCAATAATAAACCTCGAGAATATGACGCTGAAGCGATTACACAAGTACGCTTGCTCATCCTGAGTAAAGGACAATTTTTTAGCATCATTGAAGAATGCCCCTCTGTTGCATTAGCACTTTTAGAACTGTACACCAAACAAATTACTTTCCGTTCTGTGCAAGCTTAA